GTGCACAACACCAAAAAACCGCTTACTTCGTTTGCCATGGTCAGCAACATTGGCAGCGAGCTCAAATGCTTGGCCAAACAGCACGAAGGCGGCAGTTTTTACGTGTTAGACCGCCGCGCCTAAGCTTTGCCTGCAAAAAAAGCCCCGCTCTCTGGAGCGGGGCTTTTTATTTATTCTGCGATGACATTCTTAAAACCAAGCGTAGCACAAAGCTGTTTGCCCCTTTGCGTACTTTCCCGTACGCGGTAAATGCAGACTTCATCGCCTACATAATCGCCGTGATCAAACCCGATCCGAATTCTGGCCAGTTGTTTATCGGAACAAGTAATGCAGCCTACGGTGGAATCCGGACACAGAAAAACCTCTATTGCTCCGCCTACATAAGCCCCCTGCGGCATCATATTGTGTATAAAAAAATCTTTCCCGCAAATCCACTCATTTCCTCTTGCTAAGGCAGGCTCGCAGTCCTCCACATAATTCACGTCCAAATCGCGCAAATCGGCCGCATATTCCCCATTGGCAAGGTAGTAGGCTTCCTGCGCCCGTTTAATGCCATAAGCTCTTTGTATATAATCGCTCATTCTGGCCTTATCTACTACCGATTGATATTTCGGCACAGCTATCGCGGCCAAGATACCGATTATTAATACCACTACTAAGAGCTCTATAAGCGTAAATCCGGCGTTTTTACCGCCGGGGAACGATTTTTGATAAATTTTTGCCATACGCAAAATTTATCAAAAAAAACGAGTCAAGGGGCGAGCCGCCCCTCCCCACTCAATACCCGTTCATCCGATTAGTTTAGGCCACACTACTTAGGCAATGTAGCATCCTTACGAAAGGATAGCGGCTGACCGTTCCACTATATAAGGAATTTCTTTTTATGTGTCGTTGCCGTTCAGATACGCTGTTACGCTGTAAAAAGGATTTTTCCTTTTGATGTTGTTGCCGTTTATCCGCCCTTTTGTTCTGCTTATAAAAAGCCTTCCAAGACGAGTGGAAATTTTATTGTTTGAGCGCAGCGAGTTATAAAATTTCCGGCTTGGAAGTGATTTTTATAGGACACTGGGGCGGCGGTCTTTTTCGTACTTTTTCTGACGCCAGAAAAAGTACCCCCTTGCCGGGGGCAGGCATTCAATGCTCACTCATCCGACTAGGTTACGCCACACTATTTAAGCAATATAACACTCTTATACCACGACCTCTTGCCGGGGGCAGGCATTCAATGCCCACTCAACTGACTAGTTTACGCCACACCGTTAACGCAGTACCGCGCACCTTAAGCCGACATCAGCCAAAACACCTTTTTACACACCCTATAAAAGAAACGCCCCGCTCTTTGGAGCGGGGCGTTTCCGTTTCAAATCATCTACCACGCATGGTGCAGCCGAAACCCGGCCCACACCGCCGCCAAACATACCAGTACGTTCAAAAGCACATTGCACGCCGCCAGGAAAAACTCCCGGTTGTGGTACAGCGAAAGTGTATCCAAAGAAAAAGAGGAAAACGTGGTAAACCCGCCCAACAGCCCCACGACTATAAACAACCGCGCCGGGTGGGACGGATTTTCAAAATACGGGGCCAGATAGCCGATGGCCAAACTGCCCAGCACATTTACGGCCAGCGTGGCCCAATGCCCGCGCCAGGCAAACGCGGCCGCCCCCATACTTACGCCGTAGCGAAGCGCCGCACCAATAAAACCGCCTAAACCCACATAGACAAAATTCATCATATTTCTATTTTACTAAATCCGTTTGCCCACAACCCGTGCAAACAAAAAAGAAGGGGCTCCATTGGCCCCTTCTTTTATACCCATACAAACGGTTATTTTGCCAATAGTTTTTTAGCTTGCTCAATCAGCGCGTCCAAGTGTTTGGGGCTGATGAACGTTTCGGCATAGATTTTAAGGATGTTTTCCGTGCCGGAAGGCCGCACCAAAAACCACGAGCTTTGCAGATACACTTTAATGCCGTCCGTATCGCGCACGCGCGTAACCCGTTCGCCCGCCACTTGGTGCAGGTTCTCAAAATCGGCCGCTTTCAGCGCTTTGACACGTTTTTTGGTTTCCTCGTCCGTCGGCACGTCCACCCGCGTATAATACGGGGTGCCGTGTTGGGCCGTCAGCCGGTCATACAAATCGGCGATGTCGCCCTCGGTGGCCATAATTTCCATCAGCAGGCATACCGCCAAAATGCCGTCCTTTTCCGGCGTCCAGCCGCTGACGGACATGCCCGCACTTTCTTCCCCGGCCAACACATATTTGCGTTTGACGATACCTTCCACAAAGTATTTAAAGCCCACGTTTACTTCATCCAACTTCAGCCCGTGTTCTTCGGCAATGCGGTCTAAGAGCGCAGTAGTGCCCAGCGTGCGGCCGATGGAATACGCGTCGCGCACTTTGTGGTGGCGGTACAAATAATCGGCCATCACGCACAAGGCGTGGTTGGGCGGAATAAGGCCGCCTTTTTTGGTGGCACAGCCAAAGCGGTCAGCATCCGGGTCGGAGGCGCCGGCAAAATCGTAGGTGCCGTCCTGCACCAGTTTAATCAGCGGCGACATCGGATACTTGGACGACGGATCCATGCGGATTTTGCCGTCGTGGTCTATCGGAATAAAATAGAAGGTGGGATCCTGCACTTTGCTGACAATTTCCACATTCTTAAGGCCGTATTTTTCTTTAATGGCTTCGTAGAACGCCAAGCTGCTTCCGCCCAGCGGATGCACCGCAAATTTTAAAGGCGAAGCCGCAATGGCTTTAAAATCAATAACCCGTGCCAACGCCGTGATATAAGGCGTAATCAAATCCACCGTGCGCAAAAGGCCTTTCTGGCGGGCTTCTTCCAGCGGAACGGATTTGATTTCGGCCGGATTTTTCATATATTCGTTGGCGTATTTTTCAATCAAAGCGGTAAGCGAAGCGTCCGCCGGGCCGCCGTTGGACGGATTGTATTTCAGCCCCATATCCTGCGGCGGGTTGTGGCTGGCGGTGCCGTTTAACGAGGCGCTGGCGCGGCCGTTAATAATTTCAAACGAAAACACCGGCGTCGGCAGCGGCATATCGGGCAGGATAACCGTCAATCCGTTTCCGCACAGCACTTCGGCGCACAGGCGCGCGGTGTCTGCAGACATCAGCCGCGTGTCGCCCCCCACCAAAATCGGGCCGGTGATGTTTTGCTCTTTATGCAGCCGGGCTACCGCCTGCGCAATGGCGCGCGCATGCAGGGCGCAAAAGCCCGTGCCCAAGCTGCCGCGGTGGCCAGAAGTACCGAATTTTACCGGTACGGGCGTGCCGTTGG
The window above is part of the Elusimicrobium sp. An273 genome. Proteins encoded here:
- the crcB gene encoding fluoride efflux transporter CrcB, encoding MMNFVYVGLGGFIGAALRYGVSMGAAAFAWRGHWATLAVNVLGSLAIGYLAPYFENPSHPARLFIVVGLLGGFTTFSSFSLDTLSLYHNREFFLAACNVLLNVLVCLAAVWAGFRLHHAW
- a CDS encoding phosphoglucomutase: MVSELAGTLTKQKIDVDSLRKQFFEPNGTPVPVKFGTSGHRGSLGTGFCALHARAIAQAVARLHKEQNITGPILVGGDTRLMSADTARLCAEVLCGNGLTVILPDMPLPTPVFSFEIINGRASASLNGTASHNPPQDMGLKYNPSNGGPADASLTALIEKYANEYMKNPAEIKSVPLEEARQKGLLRTVDLITPYITALARVIDFKAIAASPLKFAVHPLGGSSLAFYEAIKEKYGLKNVEIVSKVQDPTFYFIPIDHDGKIRMDPSSKYPMSPLIKLVQDGTYDFAGASDPDADRFGCATKKGGLIPPNHALCVMADYLYRHHKVRDAYSIGRTLGTTALLDRIAEEHGLKLDEVNVGFKYFVEGIVKRKYVLAGEESAGMSVSGWTPEKDGILAVCLLMEIMATEGDIADLYDRLTAQHGTPYYTRVDVPTDEETKKRVKALKAADFENLHQVAGERVTRVRDTDGIKVYLQSSWFLVRPSGTENILKIYAETFISPKHLDALIEQAKKLLAK
- a CDS encoding type IV pilin protein encodes the protein MAKIYQKSFPGGKNAGFTLIELLVVVLIIGILAAIAVPKYQSVVDKARMSDYIQRAYGIKRAQEAYYLANGEYAADLRDLDVNYVEDCEPALARGNEWICGKDFFIHNMMPQGAYVGGAIEVFLCPDSTVGCITCSDKQLARIRIGFDHGDYVGDEVCIYRVRESTQRGKQLCATLGFKNVIAE